The following are encoded together in the Pedobacter sp. D749 genome:
- a CDS encoding PAS domain-containing sensor histidine kinase, whose product MKLKTKYILFLVLLHLICLVMSYFIFKENKLIFLLAEVFIIISILISLSLYKQLIAPLSYLSQGVSAIKDKDFNVKFLSTGKKEVDELVDVYNRMIDELRTERTKQQEQHFFLEKLIQTSPTGIIILDYDKQVKQINPKATEILNNNQHLIENQIYELKTGSSKVVRVNGVHTYKIQKSRFIDRGFERIFIMIEEVTAEIFAAEKGVYNKVIRMMAHEVNNTVGPVNSIINTALSQENLWLNEQDYSLKNALKVAVDRNQNLNIFMRNFADLVKLPAANRKRINLVELIKSVTELMYFPANEKNIKIDFEGSHESYFIPADVEQMEQALINIIKNAIEAIENTGKITLTLDQSKQMLTISDTGKGISQQDTEQLFSPFFSTKKDGQGIGLTLVREILLNHGFDFSLKTIQPNETQFSIKFISG is encoded by the coding sequence ATGAAACTGAAGACTAAATATATCCTTTTTTTAGTGCTGCTCCACTTGATCTGTCTGGTGATGAGCTACTTCATTTTTAAAGAAAATAAGCTTATTTTCTTGCTTGCTGAGGTATTTATTATCATTTCGATATTGATTTCGCTGAGTTTATACAAACAGTTAATTGCGCCGCTTAGCTATTTGAGTCAGGGTGTTTCGGCAATAAAGGATAAAGATTTTAATGTTAAATTTCTGTCTACCGGCAAAAAGGAAGTAGATGAGCTGGTAGATGTTTACAACCGGATGATCGATGAACTTAGAACCGAACGGACCAAACAACAAGAACAGCACTTTTTTCTCGAAAAACTGATTCAAACCTCGCCTACAGGCATTATTATTTTAGATTATGATAAGCAGGTTAAACAAATTAACCCAAAAGCGACCGAAATTTTAAACAACAACCAACATCTGATTGAAAACCAGATATATGAACTAAAAACGGGCAGTTCTAAAGTAGTGCGCGTTAACGGGGTGCATACCTATAAGATCCAGAAATCAAGGTTTATTGACCGGGGTTTTGAGCGTATTTTCATCATGATAGAAGAGGTAACCGCCGAAATTTTTGCGGCAGAGAAAGGTGTATACAATAAAGTGATCCGAATGATGGCACACGAAGTAAACAATACGGTAGGACCGGTAAATTCGATCATCAATACTGCGCTATCACAAGAAAATCTGTGGCTAAACGAACAGGACTATTCCTTGAAAAATGCATTAAAGGTTGCTGTTGACAGGAATCAGAACCTAAATATTTTTATGCGCAACTTTGCAGATCTGGTTAAACTACCAGCGGCAAACAGAAAAAGAATAAACCTGGTTGAACTGATAAAATCGGTTACTGAACTCATGTATTTTCCGGCAAACGAAAAAAATATTAAAATTGATTTCGAAGGGTCTCATGAAAGCTATTTTATCCCGGCCGATGTTGAACAAATGGAACAGGCACTGATCAATATTATTAAAAATGCAATTGAAGCCATCGAAAATACAGGAAAAATTACGTTAACGTTAGATCAGTCTAAACAAATGCTCACCATTTCAGATACCGGAAAGGGAATCTCTCAACAAGATACTGAACAGCTGTTCAGCCCATTCTTCAGCACTAAAAAAGATGGACAGGGAATTGGACTGACCTTAGTGCGCGAAATTCTTTTAAACCATGGCTTTGATTTCTCGCTAAAAACAATACAACCTAACGAAACACAGTTTTCGATCAAGTTTATATCAGGTTGA
- a CDS encoding Lrp/AsnC family transcriptional regulator, with the protein MELYTPDQTDRDILALLQKDARLTYKELAAILHLSKSPIQERVKRLERLGFISSVVALIDPNKFGNCMICYLQVQLTNHSVNTFRLFQQEVSKFDEVLECYHTTGGFDFMLKVVARNMIAYNDFLTNKFGRLDNIGTLNSSLVITQAKRETALPV; encoded by the coding sequence ATGGAATTATACACTCCTGACCAAACTGACAGAGATATTTTAGCACTTTTACAAAAAGATGCAAGGCTAACCTACAAAGAACTTGCCGCTATACTACATCTTTCAAAATCTCCGATTCAGGAACGTGTAAAACGCCTGGAACGTTTAGGGTTCATTTCTTCTGTAGTGGCATTAATTGATCCTAATAAATTCGGCAACTGTATGATCTGTTATTTGCAGGTTCAGCTTACCAATCATTCTGTTAATACTTTCAGGTTATTTCAGCAGGAGGTAAGCAAATTCGATGAAGTATTGGAATGTTATCATACTACGGGCGGCTTTGATTTTATGTTAAAGGTTGTTGCCAGAAATATGATCGCTTATAACGATTTCCTAACCAACAAATTTGGTCGCTTGGATAACATAGGTACCCTGAATAGTTCACTTGTAATTACACAGGCCAAACGCGAAACTGCCCTGCCTGTTTAG
- a CDS encoding sigma-54 dependent transcriptional regulator: MILIVDDDIAVRTSLSLLLKNTGNEIVSTDSPVQAFEVVKTQKPELIILDLNFSIGTSGKEGMDLLKKIRDFDAALPIILITGWASIELAVEGMKLGANDFINKPWSNEYVLQSVETLLQLNGKKVISRSRKELDKKYNFKQIIGQDPGLLAILENVGRVASTNASILITGESGTGKELIAEAIHENSTRMSKAFVKVNLGGISSSLFESEMFGHVRGAFTDARFDRTGRFEMANKGTIFLDEIGDLEASSQVKLLRVLQDRTYEVLGSSRTKTVDTRVVCATNKNLNEMVASGLFREDLLYRINLITIHLPALRERPSDIPLLVNFFINNMKEIYDRPDLSISSAAMRWLQQLALPGNIRQLKNLVERTVLISHKNELGIDEFQSQLNLSPLRNEKVKLPGVGTMTLEQMEAEMVKQAMNFHKNRITKAAASLGITRNALYRRLEKYQIPFNETED, encoded by the coding sequence ATGATATTAATTGTTGATGACGATATAGCTGTACGTACTTCACTTTCGCTTCTTTTAAAAAACACTGGGAATGAAATCGTAAGTACAGATAGTCCTGTTCAGGCTTTTGAGGTGGTAAAAACCCAAAAGCCTGAACTTATTATTCTGGATCTGAACTTTTCGATTGGTACTTCGGGTAAAGAAGGTATGGACCTGCTCAAAAAAATCAGGGATTTCGATGCCGCTTTACCCATAATATTGATCACGGGCTGGGCAAGCATCGAACTCGCTGTAGAAGGAATGAAACTGGGTGCAAATGATTTTATCAATAAACCATGGAGCAATGAATATGTATTACAGTCGGTAGAAACGTTACTACAGTTAAACGGCAAAAAAGTAATATCAAGAAGCCGAAAAGAACTCGATAAAAAATATAATTTCAAGCAGATTATTGGCCAAGATCCTGGTTTGCTGGCTATTCTCGAAAACGTTGGTCGTGTAGCATCTACCAATGCCTCAATTCTGATTACAGGTGAAAGTGGAACGGGAAAAGAGCTGATTGCAGAAGCCATCCACGAAAACAGCACCCGCATGAGTAAAGCCTTTGTAAAAGTAAACCTGGGCGGCATTTCTTCCTCTTTATTTGAGAGTGAAATGTTTGGACATGTTCGGGGTGCGTTTACCGATGCCCGTTTTGACAGAACAGGCCGTTTTGAAATGGCAAACAAGGGTACTATATTTCTGGATGAAATTGGCGATCTGGAAGCTTCGAGTCAGGTAAAACTACTAAGGGTGCTGCAAGACAGAACTTACGAGGTTTTGGGCAGCAGCCGTACCAAAACGGTTGATACCAGGGTAGTTTGCGCAACCAATAAAAACCTGAACGAAATGGTAGCTTCGGGTCTGTTCAGAGAAGATTTATTGTACCGGATCAATTTAATTACCATTCATCTGCCTGCTTTAAGAGAACGTCCATCAGATATTCCATTACTTGTAAATTTCTTCATTAACAACATGAAAGAGATTTACGATCGTCCTGATTTATCCATCTCCTCAGCAGCAATGCGCTGGTTGCAACAACTGGCCTTGCCAGGAAACATCAGGCAGTTAAAAAACCTGGTAGAACGAACAGTATTGATCAGCCATAAAAATGAATTGGGAATCGATGAGTTTCAATCTCAACTGAATTTATCCCCTTTAAGGAACGAAAAAGTTAAACTGCCTGGTGTTGGCACGATGACTTTAGAGCAGATGGAAGCTGAAATGGTTAAACAAGCCATGAATTTCCATAAAAACAGGATTACAAAAGCCGCTGCATCTTTGGGGATTACGCGAAATGCACTTTACCGCCGGTTAGAAAAATATCAAATCCCTTTTAATGAAACTGAAGACTAA